The window aaattaatatttcacaatattactttttaatgtatttttgattaagtaaatgcacccttggtgagcataagaggttttcaaaaacatttaaaaaatcttaaatacctcaaacttttgaaaggtagtgtacaTGTTTGTGAAGGCACTTCCTGTTTTCCTCCCCTAATCCCACTGTTTTGTGTACGTAAGCGAAGATCTTTCCAAAGACAATCTTGTTCGTTTAAACCAACTGTGTAATCCTTTTAAAGAGCTTTTTCACTGATCCTTTTGATGAAACAAAATTCATAAAGTCTTAGTCATgcagctctcacacacacaaaggcaTTTGTGATGTTCAGAAGTGTTTAATTTTCAACCCTTTCCAGAAAACAAGACAAGGCTGTATGCAGATCTGctgatattttattaaaacagatGCATGATATATTTCCCCTGTGATCTCTAGAAGCTGAGCATGTGATATCTGTAGTGCCTCACTGTGTCTCAATGTAGCGCCGCAGTACTGTTTTATAATAGGGTCACAGGGCCAGAAACTGTGATGACATACATGCTCATGTCACCTGACATAACCATGGGTGTGTCAGCTGATATTTGCATGCACACATGAACATGAACCCTTTGGCAAACCATGATTGCATGTGTAATAATAGAAGTCACTGCATGTCCCAGGGTTCTCTGGCTAACACCCTACGTGAGATTCGCCCTACTGCGTTCATGGGTGTCCCACGAGTGTGGGAGAAGATGCAGGAAAAGATGAAGTCAATAGGAGCCAAATCGTCCACCGTGCGCCGGAAGGTGGCGTCTTGGGCCAAAGACGTGGGCCTGCAGACCAACCTCAACAAAATGGAGctgtatgtacacacacacccaaacacacacacacacaaagaaggTAGAAACATACAATCacacatgacttttttttttttttttaaatatcagtaATTTacagcgagaaaaaaaaagtaatagaaGTGGACCCCAAGTAAGTTTAcaagcagaaaaaaaatggtACAAAAATGGCATCTTTAACCAGTTTAGTTACGAAGATTGACACATCACTCTGTGACATTTTATACAGTGAAACAGTTAGGCTCTGTATTAACAGCGGAACTGTCTTGTGTCTTTAGTAACGGCAACCTGTCCAGAAAGCCACTGAACTATCGGTTGGCAAAGCGTCTGGTGTTCCGGAAGGTTCGGAAAGCACTGGGGCTGGATCGCTGTACAAGGTGCTACACCGGAGCGGCTCCCATTACCAAAGACACGCTGGAGTTTTTCCTCAGTCTGGACATTCCTCTCTTTGAACTCTACGGCATGAGCGAGAGCTCTGGACCGCACACCATCTCACTGCCTGACGCCTTCAGACTCACCAGGTACTGAcaccttccttttttttttttttcttttttttttttttcagccgaAGTAAGTCATCTTCAGCTTTAAGTTTTAGAATATTTCTCATTTCCATTTCTTTCTCAGCTGTGGAAAAGTGATTCCAGGCTGTCAGACAAAGATCTTCAGCCCCGATGCTGATGGGAATGGAGAGATTTGTTTTTGGGGTCGTCACGTGTTCATGGGATACCTGAACATGCCCGATAAAACCGAAGAGGCTCTGGATGCAGATGGCTGGTTGCACTCGGGAGACCTCGGCAAACACGACCAAAATGACTTCCTGTTCATCACTGGCCGCATTAAAGGTAATGAGCCTGATGGTTGATCGAAAACAGATTCCTCTtcaaaccgcaccagagttcatttGGAAGTGGAacttagggtgtgttcacacttgtgaactcttggttcttttgctccagaccaaaaaagaaaatgatacatttaccaGAGTTCATTTGAAAATGGAAAGGTGGGTCTCGGTTTGCTCGTTTCGGTGTGCGTGAGGATtcagatggcagcgttcacacttatCCAAAAGAACCGCTCTAACAATCGCACCAGAGtaaacctgccaagtgtgaacacaaccCTTACTCACTGGAACTAAAACAGCTGTGCAATTTCATTTCATGAGATGTTTAAATATAAAGTGGCCACACATTTCAATAGGATTTCGTGTTGTGCATGTAATTaagtttctgtttttattctaGAACTAATCATCACAGCTGGAGGTGAAAATATTCCCCCGGTGCCCATTGAGGACGCAGTTAAAGAGGCCATTCCGCTCATCAGCAATGCCATGCTTATCGGAGACAAGAGAAAGTTCCTCTCCATGCTGCTCACAATTAAGGTACCatataattgtgtgtgtgtgtgtgtgtgtgtgtgtgtgtgtgtgtgtgtgtgtgtgtgtgtttgcagatGATTCCACTATAAACCCGTGTGTCAAGGTTATCCACCTTGCACTCTTTCCCCAGACGTGATAAATCGACAATAAAAAAGCTATCTTTTCCATAAATCGGAGCTTTTGTCTTAACCAACTGTGATGAGTGACATTTTGTCAAACATTTAGTTTAGATTTTTGTGGCTTTATGCTAACTTATTCACCAAAATATTCTGATCAGCTGCGATTGTCTATGAAATAGTGTTAAACATAGTTAATAACTAAAGGAAAAGGTTTAATGCTTTGATTATTCAAGATTAttgattcatttttaatgcCTTCCTTATGTAATATGACCGATACCATGTTCTTAACAGATTGAATGCTGTAAATCTAATCTGAACATCTCACTCAAATGCTCTTTCACAAAGTTGGGTTGTGTAAGGTTACTGAGAGATAACGCATGAGTACATTTTTACTACGCTCTAATCAGATCATATCAGTATGTTTAAGTGATAAATGCTCaaatgttatcaaacagcttcAATAAACTTGAAAGCTGCTGCCAACCAGTGGACAACCAATGTAATTACAAGTTCCATGCTTTCTCTTGGAATCACTACGCCCCCTATTGGCAATGCATATTGGTTTGTAAATTGAAAAGTGTTACTGAATAGTGGTTTTAATAGTATTTTCACCTGGAGGACAATAATAAGGGCAAAAAAATCCCACATACTTGCATTGAAGGGAAAACCGCATCATATCTAGAGAACAGATCCGAGAAACCccagcaaccgcatagcaacgtGATTAAAAGTACTCAGAACACCTTTGCAGCCGCATAGCAACATGATTAAAAGCTGTCTGAACAACTTAGCATCCCCCTGGAAACCAAGAACAACACCTGGAGTGTGTGCACGCACTAACGTCTAATTTAGACTTCAAAGGTGCTTTATCTAAATATCGATGGGGAAATgattgaataaaaatgtatttaatctaATATACAATTAACTTGGCATTTGAAAAACATTGATGACTCTTCTCTCTTGCACTCAGTGTCAGGTAAACGGCGAAACGGGAGCCCCTGAAGACGAACTGACTCCTGAGGCGGTGGAATTGTGTCGTAAACTCGGCAGCAACGCCACTCGAGTCAGCGAGATCGCCGGTGGCCGTGACCGCGCCATAAACGCGGCTATTCAAGACGGCATCACCCGCGTCAATGAGAAAGCCACCTCTAACGCTCAGCGCATCCAGAAATGGACCGTGTTGGATCAGGATTTCTCTATCCTTGGAGGAGAGCTGGGTAAGTTTCTTATAATGAACCTCCTGTGAGTTATTTCAGGGTTTTGGATGTAATTATATTGATTAAGGTCTATAGGCTGTTTGTTTAGCTGTTTTaaactctctccctctctcaggGCCCACAATGAAGCTCAAGAGGCCCGTGGTCATGAAGATGTACAAAGACCAAATTGAGAGCTTTTACAAAGAAGTCGTGACCCCAACCACCCCAGACAACCCTCTGCCGCCTAAATAGGTGTCCAACAAAAGCCCTTGTCATCCACTTCAGAGTTCGGAGACAAAGAGACTGACATGGTCtaaaacatacacacactcacacacttacatAGGAACACCACTCAGATCTTGTTTTGCTTCATTTTTCAGTTAATATTTGTTCAGGGTTTTCTAATTGTTTATTTCAtactgtttacatttttatgtattacTGAAAGAAGGAAAACATGTTTAAGAAACAaagccattttttttatttttgtggtgatttgctatttattttcttgCCTAATTATAATGAAGTGTCTTTTGAGCCATGTTATTGATTTATATGTAAGTGCAGGTGATACCAATTAATTTATGGTTAAATCTTAATAGCTAACAAGCATCAGGCGTGACTGAATTCTTTGAGAATGGTGTTCGGCGGTAGAGCTCATTTGTCAGTGCCGCTGCTGTGAGCAACTGCTACCAAAAACACTGGCTGTTTAACGAAAACTAAATGTTTGCAGAGAAAGATCCTTAAGATTTCATTCTGTGTATATCATTTAGCAGGAATCCCATGCCATACAAgccataaatgtttttgtttacttGTTTTTCAGAACCAAATGCATCACATTTGTTTGAACGTTTGTTTCGCTTATGTAGCTGGTTAATATTGTTGTTTAATTCTTTGTAAAATTAACCTGTTATATAGTGTAAATACGTATTGCATACATTTCCTCTTCTTCTGTGGTCTTACTTGATGCTTTGCTGTGTCACTCTGACAATCCTCAAAGTAGCAATACCATTTTCCTGCCATTGTAATCTTGACAGAGAGAAGAGGTGAATATTTATCTTATGAAATACGGGACATGAAGGATCTGGTGTGAGTAATTGATCTGTTCAGAGGTTTGATTCGCTTTGAATTGCATTATTCTTTGCTTTGCATGTGCAATATggaccaaaaaatgtaattgtataCATAGTTAAATGCTTATAATGCAATTTAGAAAACCAATATGGATTGATAAATGGACTAactgtgaacaggaaatgctaTTTAATCAGTCAAGTGCTTGAATATACAAAAACGTAACTGCAAATTACTTCATGCAAATCCAAAGATTTGATTTTCCCTCTGTAAATAGTTCACACTTGAGAGCTTTCCGCAAATATTGGACCTGTTACTCCAAAGTGCGTATTTTCTGACTGCATAGCATGACCACAGCGAGGCCTTTTTGTAAATAGGAAGACTTCTAGTAAATTGTGCATGAACATGAAATGAGATAAGTTGTTTGCTCAGTCAGAATAGGTGAGAATGAAGGTAGAGCTAGTTAGTGATTTCCTTTCTTCTATCTGGGATTTCTATTATGGGTTAAACTAAATTACTCTGTTCTTTTTCGAAATCCACTtgccttttattttaaaaaagcaagTTTCTTTTTGGACAGAAATACtgtaacagtttaatgtaaGTCTGATATAGAGTTTGAAGGGTAGCCCATTTGGAAATATGAACATGCATACAATAACGTGACGTCTCAGACTGAAAGGTTTGACTGGTTTTACCTGACTCTGAACTCTCGACCTGGGTGACAATTAGTTGTGTGTGTAGAGTGACGTTAAGGGTTTCTGAACAGTGCATGTCTGTTGAAACTGGATTATTTGAGTATGGGAGATGAAACTCCAGGTTTCtgcttgtatgtgtgtgtgaaatatccctttactGGACAATAAATATACTATAACCATGATCAAGTGTTAAAGTGCTCATCCTTCATGTGGAATAAATTGTTTCATTTGTCACTAGGATCAGAAATGGCTCACAGTTGGCTAGTCATACAGTAAATGGTTCTTTTAGTGTGAGattaaaaagaaaagttcagttgatcaatttaaaatgttaactgatgGGTTTGTAATTGGAATTCTCATTTCACCCTGTTGACTATGATATAGATCAGGGCTTCATAaacctgggttaaaacaatgcaAACCACCTTTCAaaattttgtgtatatatatatatatatatatatatatacacacatatacatacatacatatatatatatatatatatatatatatatatatatatatatatatatatatatatatatatatatatatatatatacatatatacagtcaaaccaaaatttattcagacaccttgaagatttcattaatacagtttattcactataattaaaaaaaatggtaataaaatatgacaggATGGTTAGGTCATAGTCAGGTCaagtgtgaataatttttggttccaaatttttatcagttttactggtagtccactgtatgaagaatttttggttatgtcagtttactttattttactatcctcacttacataaatgaactatagtgtcctgcacccactagtaaaaatatatcaaaaatgtgtgaataatttttggtttaacatatatatatatatatatatatatatataaatgggtGATTGTATAGTTGCAGGTACATTTGGTGTCCAAAGTCATTTTTTCTGAAtggttatatttttaattattaaaataatttgttactCATTGTCATGGATCACAAGATGTTACAGGCCATAacaatgtaatattttctgtaatattttttgtcTCATATAACTGAAAATCATGATTTCATGTTGTCATTCTGTTATGGTCAAACTCTGTTACCAAGGTAGAGTAACAGTTTGTGCGAGtgtgagagggagagagagtgtGAATGACCTTCAATTACAACACTTACATTATATAGTTATGGCCTGTAACaacttgttttttaaagaaagaaatagaaataatgagaaagtattatactgatcaaaagtgttataatgttataaaataaaatatttctcaaataaatgcgtttttttttttttgaacatttcaatgttttcaaCATAAATAAGCAATGTTTCAGcatagaataatttctgaaggatcatgtgacactgaggaataatgatgctgaaaattcagctttgccatcacaagtaaaaattacattagaaaagttattttaaattataataaaacttaaaatacagtaaaacagtgatattgttatcaaataaatgtacttgTAAAACAGTTTAACCTGGGGTTAAAAAGATGGCTTAGCAGTTAACCTGGCTCTTAATGAAACTAGCAATAAAAGACGCTGTGAACAGTACTCAAATGACTTTATTCATAATATGATTTtgcaataaaaacataaaaagtaacATCTTTTGCCCTTATTACAACTTGCATCATATGACCACATGGTGGCATTGTATGCCAAGTTTAACACGTCATACTAAAGGTTACTCTTCTGTTCAGATCAAGGAAGGTTTTCTACCACGTTATCAAAACATATGTAAAAACCCAGACCTCCCCAAACCCCACGGATAAATACAGTAAGTCCTTCCGCGctcacaaacacaaataaaaccACCACTGACTGACAAAAGACAGCTCTCTGCACCTGCAAGCGAAGTATGTGAAAATGATACAGTATTAACCGTCGATTAATGTTTCCTTCAGCTCCTGTAGATAAGATTCCGACTGTTTACTATACATAAGTATCTATGTAATATGGTTGAAATATATGCCCCTCCATTAGTGTTGTTACTTTGCTGCATCCCACGTACAAAATACAGAGGTTCTTCACTTTCCTTCTGGAAAAACAAAAGCTTAAACTAGCTGGTCTCAGATGGATGAATTGACTAACAAGTGCCCAAAACCCCTCTAAGACCAGCAAACTAGCTTAAGACTTTTTTCAGCATGGTTTAAatcaaatacattaacaaactCACAAACACTTGTTCGTTTCACAAATATGCAGTCCTCCCCTTGTAGTGGATAATAATGAGGCTACAACAAAACAAATGCTAGTAGAAATTCAACTGATATGCAAACACACCCTGCCATCAACTCATATATTGGCCTGAAGTAACAGTTTCAAGTTCTCATGGACACGTTTACAGTCTATCATGATATTATGTGCTgatacagagaaaaaaaaaaaaacccaactaAAAATTCCTTTAAAAACTGGCAATTCTTGACACAAAACAATTGACAAATTAATATCATATTGCATgtaaatattgtataaaattcttaaaaatacagtttagACAATTAAGTACTTGAGTCAACAAAGCCAAAAGTGCAGAggtacataaataaaaaaaaaaaaataaccccctcaaataatatatattaaaaaaaaaaaaaaaaaaaaaaacctgggtGTTCTCAGTGGGATGTCTTTTCAGAGCTGCCACTCAAGTTCACCTAACTCCACCCCTTTGCCTCTTGCCCCACCCCTTTATGACAGGCTGACCCGAACCAGTATCCGGTCAAAGGTTAAAGTTCACAAACCAAGAGCTGGGAGTTAAAAGTTCACACACATGACACTCAATCATTCTCTTGCTGAAAAACGCACAAACATCCCTAATTGTTTCAAAGCTATAAACGTTTTTGTTCGCTAAGATTCAGACGAATCAGTTGAAGATTCAAAACCCATGCAAACGAAACTCCCAGACTCTCGCAGGGTGAAGTTAAGGGCATGTGGTCTGCAGCTCAGGCCACGGAGCCTCTTAAAGCTATTAGCATAAGAATGGACACACAGAGGTGAAGTTGAGTGAAGCCGAGATGTAGTcgctctgagagagagagagagagagagagagagagagagagagagagagtcggAGTCTGAAGCACAGTGAATCTACAGACTGCTGTTCCAGCAGGGgccactgagaaaaaaaaacagctcgTCTTGTCCTTTTCTTTTGTCTCTCCCGCTTAATCTAATGCATAAACCAGATATGATGACAGAAACACACAGAGATCAACACAGATTTCCAAATACTTTCACAAGCTGCActagcaatgcacaacatttaAGTTCTAAGGCCCGTTTGGCGAACACCTAAATGAGGATTGATGCATATTGGCATACAAATCGGAATCTCCCTGGGACGATATCCAGGTATCCCACATACACAGAAGGACTGACTAAAGTCGGAGTGAAAGATAACACTGCTGTAATTGCTAAGAGCACAAATGAGATGGTGTGAAAAAGGCACTAAGACTAGCCCTAGAGGATAAAAAGCGATACATTCATGGCGTGTGGGGCTTCCTTTTCCGACCACAATCGATCAAAAATACCTTGAAAAACATtggtacaaaaataaaatataaaaggttgCAACCCTTGATGCATCAGTGCGTATGGCTACAGAGAGACTTTTTCCTTTCCAGCTGATTCGATTATGACCTCCCAGCAGTCCTGGCCCCGTTAAGAAGAGATCTTCCTGTCCAACAGGATATTGAGAAGGAGAGAAGAAAAGTGTTGTAGTGTTGGTTTACAGTCGAGACGCCACATAGCTGCACTTCCTCCTCAAAATACTGTACGATTCACTCCTTTTCATGATTTGTTTCCCCACTCTTTTCATTTCCTGTGAACAGACTTTCACCTTTTTGCAGCCCTCTCTCAGGACAATAGAAGTGAAAAAGGGCAGCCTCCCCCCTCCCCCCAGCCTTGATGGACTTCCTGTCATGTGGCAGTGGCCTCCAGGTAGCTCTGTAGTTTACGGACAGTTGACTCATCCAATGAGAAAAGGTCAAAGTCAAAAGTTGTGTTGGTGACATTAAAGTGGCCGGTCTCCTCGATGAGGTTCACGATCTGGAGGCAGGAAGCAGGTCAGTGGTGTTTGTTCAAAGCGTTTACACAAGCGCAAGCTATTTTAATTCACACGCAAACACCCACCTGCTGTAGAACGTTACGCTCTCTTAATGCCATTAGCCTGCGATGAAGGTCTACTAGCTCTTCAGTGTACGCCTGAAACAAGaggagatgatgatgatgtcggGAACGAGAGAACAGGAGATCGGTTTTCTACTGTGGCTCCAAAGACATGTACAAGCTTGTATTAGgactaaaactataaaaatcaACATATTTACTGAAATTAGATGTAAAGAGCAGCTTTACAAACTAGTACTAGTAACAGGATGTCATGCATTGTGCACTGACTGAATAGACCTCAGCTCCAAaactagtgagctgcctacctaggCAGCATTTCAAGGCATCATAGACAGGCTCCTGAGATGGAGGCTGTTCCATAAGATAGCTTAttatactactactaataataatttaaaattttaaagaaGTAGAataattgttgttgttattatttagAGTAGTtgttgtaattatatattttatttatataatatagttattataatttcattaaatattttggtaacactttacaataagatttgttaacattagttaactacattagttaatatgaactaacaatgaacaatacttctacatttattaatcttagttaatgttaatttcaacatttactgatGCATTAAGAAAAAATTTGTGttaatttttaagaaaaaaaagttgtatgttaacattagttaatgcactgtgaactaacatgaacatttttattaattgacATGAACAAAGGTTGATAAATACTGAAAGAATATATTggtcattgtta of the Megalobrama amblycephala isolate DHTTF-2021 linkage group LG12, ASM1881202v1, whole genome shotgun sequence genome contains:
- the acsbg2 gene encoding long-chain-fatty-acid--CoA ligase ACSBG2 isoform X2, with translation MSTALVMDHPGDSSLLQSCGTADSLASLEDVIAESTANESSEEESACAREEQSKTKAEQSLHTESGATPRPDSLSLPAKGTEFWTTCRDGEVKLRMGESGPEAEPAMTVNQLFSSTVQRFGSYAALGWKEGEQWKSMTYSEYYKSCRTAAKSFLKLGLERYHGVGILGFNSAEWFIADIGAILAGGFAVGIYTTNSPEACQYVAENCQANILVVENHKQLQKILQVQDKLPHLKAIIQYKDELKEKKPNLYTWAEFMELGRDEPDTQLDEIISSQKPNQCCTLIYTSGTTGQPKGVMLSHDNLTWTAFATGRDVSLTDADKLQEVVVSYLPLSHIAAQMIDIWLPIKAGGVTYFAQPDALKGSLANTLREIRPTAFMGVPRVWEKMQEKMKSIGAKSSTVRRKVASWAKDVGLQTNLNKMELNGNLSRKPLNYRLAKRLVFRKVRKALGLDRCTRCYTGAAPITKDTLEFFLSLDIPLFELYGMSESSGPHTISLPDAFRLTSCGKVIPGCQTKIFSPDADGNGEICFWGRHVFMGYLNMPDKTEEALDADGWLHSGDLGKHDQNDFLFITGRIKELIITAGGENIPPVPIEDAVKEAIPLISNAMLIGDKRKFLSMLLTIKCQVNGETGAPEDELTPEAVELCRKLGSNATRVSEIAGGRDRAINAAIQDGITRVNEKATSNAQRIQKWTVLDQDFSILGGELGPTMKLKRPVVMKMYKDQIESFYKEVVTPTTPDNPLPPK
- the acsbg2 gene encoding long-chain-fatty-acid--CoA ligase ACSBG2 isoform X1, with the protein product MHLTACEPTAMSTALVMDHPGDSSLLQSCGTADSLASLEDVIAESTANESSEEESACAREEQSKTKAEQSLHTESGATPRPDSLSLPAKGTEFWTTCRDGEVKLRMGESGPEAEPAMTVNQLFSSTVQRFGSYAALGWKEGEQWKSMTYSEYYKSCRTAAKSFLKLGLERYHGVGILGFNSAEWFIADIGAILAGGFAVGIYTTNSPEACQYVAENCQANILVVENHKQLQKILQVQDKLPHLKAIIQYKDELKEKKPNLYTWAEFMELGRDEPDTQLDEIISSQKPNQCCTLIYTSGTTGQPKGVMLSHDNLTWTAFATGRDVSLTDADKLQEVVVSYLPLSHIAAQMIDIWLPIKAGGVTYFAQPDALKGSLANTLREIRPTAFMGVPRVWEKMQEKMKSIGAKSSTVRRKVASWAKDVGLQTNLNKMELNGNLSRKPLNYRLAKRLVFRKVRKALGLDRCTRCYTGAAPITKDTLEFFLSLDIPLFELYGMSESSGPHTISLPDAFRLTSCGKVIPGCQTKIFSPDADGNGEICFWGRHVFMGYLNMPDKTEEALDADGWLHSGDLGKHDQNDFLFITGRIKELIITAGGENIPPVPIEDAVKEAIPLISNAMLIGDKRKFLSMLLTIKCQVNGETGAPEDELTPEAVELCRKLGSNATRVSEIAGGRDRAINAAIQDGITRVNEKATSNAQRIQKWTVLDQDFSILGGELGPTMKLKRPVVMKMYKDQIESFYKEVVTPTTPDNPLPPK